TCATTATATTGTTCAATTAAATTCGGAATTTAAGGTAAATGCGAAATTAAATTAAGAGTGAAGATTTATAGCTAGATCAGTTCCACCAAATTCGAGCTAAAAACACAACAGAATAAACTAATTACTTAATTGCAAATTTGCAAGATTCGAATTTAAGGTATCTGtgaaattaaatttaagattGCAAAACTTTTGCTAGATAAAACAATACCCATTATATATACTTTATCCAAACTGATAATCTGAAAGCACCTGgtgacaagtttttccattCTCAGAATCATAGATTCTACCACCTATGAGACGAACTCCGGGGCAGTTGTTGCGACTCCTCTTCTCCATCTACCTCTCAACTTCTTCTTCCAAAAACAGAAGCAGTAGAACTTTTTTTCTCTGTGGAGAACGGAGAACCAGAATGAGACGGCACAGacaggattttgggtgtggagACATGACAGATAAGCAAGCTTTTTGGGGGGAACGTCTGTTCGAATTTCGTTTCCCTGAAACAGATGGCGGGATGAAAAGAAGAAATGTGAAATTGTAGGAATTTTAGCGGGTTATTTTTTCATCGTGGAAAGATATTGGATATTTCAATTCAATTTCATCCTCTAAAGATCAAATGTTTTCGTATCaataacttaaaagtttaaaatttttccAATTCAATCAAATATTTTCGTATCggtgagaatgggagatagcttGGTTGGTCTGATTATCTGTCCAGGAACTTGAGgttcagggttctattctcaccagggggtttgggatttgggtagttttccatttGGTGTGGTGGCCATCATCTCCTCGGGTATGgcgggggtttgggatttgggtagttttccatttggtgtggtggccttcatgcccctcgagTATGGCTTAACGTGTGTATGGTCTAtgggcctttaaaaaaaaaaagttttcgtATCAGTAactttaagtttaaaattattcCAATTCAATAATTCGGATAGATTTGCCCATATTCAAACAGTCAAAGTATCCAGTGGCGGAGCCACGGTATCTTCAGGTTGAACTCATtaacttttcaaaaaaaaagttgttatatatatttttgggaaaaaaaatgatttacttTATACTAAGGtacaaaatcttaaaattaaaattaaaagcccaccctaaaattttttaaaatactcatatcttctaataactatataatattaatatttatagttAAATAAATAGctctaaaaaaatttcagaagcATCGTCCCCCAATCTTTATATCTTCCCTTATAAATTCCTAACTCGGTTTGTTAACTTAGCTCACCTTCAATCTATTCCCTGGACCTGCTACTGTAAATAGATAATGTGTCATAtaaaagtaaaaattaaaaaaaaatattgttataaCACGTGGATTATGTGGAATCATATAggcaaaattaaattttaaaaaataataggaaAGTCCACCTCCTCATCTTCTCCTTCATCCCAAAAATATAAAAGTTTATTTAAGATCCCTTAATTTTGCTACTTTTCTTATTTgcaggtatttttttttaatattaaattgtCGCCGTTACTAATTTGCATAGATCTTGACCAATTgacaacatgtttttttttttggagatttcTCTTTGATATATTAGATTGTTTGGTGTGATATGCTATTTTGGTCGATTGACAAATTGTTTGTGAGAATTCTTCTGATTTTAGTTTCTTTATTCTTCAAATATATTATCTTGGAGGGTTTTCTCTATGGATTGTCTTTCCTTGTTGAGATCTGTtgccattttttgttttgttggttcGTGGAGTTCGAATTTCAACTAGAgtttttgattttatttcatCGGCACAAGTACATCCCGACAAGTATCTTGTCATCCTCATACAAAACAATGTTCTTAAATCCGACCCAAGTCCTCAAGTCCGTTTATGTTGATTATCATCTTATTGGATTCTATCAAACTATCATCTTTAAATCTAAAAGGTTGGCCTTACGATAATCATTATTGCAAACTCCAGTGGATAATCATTGGAAaatcaaacattttttaaattccATAAATAGTCTTGATCATGGAATATTGGGAAGTGCAAATCAACATCACACATGTTCCAATAATGTTAATTGTCTTTTTTCTTAACTTATTTTCTTATTTGgaagtttataaaaaattaaggggagagatttaaatggaattgaagaaaatatttcattaaatttttgtcaaaattcatcATCctaaaaatggagtcatttagaGGGAAtgaattactaattaagttatttataagttaaaaacttgTTTTACCCATTGTACATaacattttaatataaaaataaagataaattagtaaattaatttagttttatttatttattttttgatctaTCTAAACAAGGGAGGAATAACGATATTATTCTTCTCATTCTCTCCCTttattttctcttcctttttcttcccaaaaatccctcaatccaaacacaccttaagttttttgagaaatactattcaatatttttgaaataagaCTTAGAATTGTATCATATTCAAATACCAAAATAGGTACAAGAATTGAGGTTAGTAGGCACTAGAGCCATCAACATAGGTGAGAAAAATGACATGAAAGTACTTTtgagtaagaaaaaaaaatttatattggaatttggattttgaaattttaaaaaataaaataaaagagtatTTATCACACATAGCATCTTAATTAGGAGTGTAAATGattatttttatgatttttttacaaGAATTTAATTGATCTATCGATCAATTATGAACGGTTATTtcggttattccattgatttttgatCGAATctcactaattttttttaaaaaaataatcgaTCGTTAAATCGGTTAATCGTTTGGTTCGGTTATTCGATTACTTTTTTTAACAGTCCTAATGTTCTAAACCTAAACCTCCATCCACCGTTGCACCTGGACATTAGGAAGACATtagtttttttaattgaaaggAAGGTCACACACTCACACCGACCACCGAGTCACAGTCAGAGTCACTGACACAGCATATACACACCTTTTTCCCGTGGTCATTTGGAAATGACATACCCGTGACAATCCGAGACTAAACTCCGCCACAGTTATGGCCGCGTCCGGCGGAGGTGGTAGAGAGGAAAGTGTAGCCTCCGGCAAGTCAACCTATGAAGAAGACACCTCCTTCAGTCTCTCCTGTAAACAGCTGCCGCTGAAGAAATCTAAACGCAAACAGCTTCCTCAAGAAGTCGAAGCTCTCATTTCCTCCGCCACCGTCGCCGCCCATTCGTTTCTCTCCCAAAACGACCTCCTCTTATCCCCCTCTCAAATTCTCTCCATCGAGTCCCTCCTCGCTGCTCCTTCACTCTTCTCTCTATCTCCACTTCTTCCACCATCACAATCTTCGTCTTGGTTCCATCGATTCATCTCCTCGGCTTCCAGTGAATACGACCCTCGCTGGCTCCACTGCTTCCGAATGTCCAaaccctctttctctctcctcctctccctCATTTCGCCGTCTCTCCTCGCTCTGCTCCCCTCCTCTGTACCCCCAAATTTCGCACTAGCCGCGGCCCTCTTCCGCCTCGCACATGCCGCGCCTTACAAGTCCGTGGCGCGCCGCTTCGGGCTGGTTTCGTCCGACCAGGCCTGCCGGGTTTTCTTCTCAGTTTGCAAGGCAGTGATTGAGAAATTGGGGAATTTGGCCGAATTGAGGAGTGACGTAGGTCGGATTTTGGTGGGGTTTGGGTGGATTTCACTGCCGAATTGCTGTGGTGTGTTGGGGTTTGGGAGATTTGGAGTTGATTGTCCTGAGTTGGGGCGAAATGGGTCACTGTTGGTTCAGGCATTGGTGGACTCCGAGGGTAGGTTCTTGGATATCTCTGCGGGTTGGCCTTCTACTATGAGAACCGAAACCATTTTGCATCAAACCAAACTCTATTTGGGGGTACAGGAGTCAGAGGAGTTGTTCAATGGCCCTCCATATAAACTAAGAGATGGCAGTTTGATTCCTCAATACATTTTGGGGGACTCTTGTTTCCCTCTATTGCCATGGCTCTTAACTCCTTATGCAAGACAGGATGAGGAGGATAGTTTTAGTTCCATGGAGAGCGAATTTAACATTGTTCATGGTCGCGCGATGGGGCTGGTTGGCACTGCATTTGGCAGGGTTCGGGCACGGTGGCAGCTTCTGGCGAAGAGGTGGACTGATAAATGTGTTGAGATTTTCCCGTTTGTTATTGTTACAGGTTGTTTGCTGCATAACTTTCTGATCAGGTGCAGTGAGCCACTGCCAGAGGGTAACGGGTGGTATCCCAGGGATGAGGAGCTTCCGGCTTTCGAAGGAGAGGTAGACGATACTGGGAGGAGAATCAGGGATGTCCTTGCACAGCACTTGAGTGGGGTAAGGGCTAGCAGTTGAAATCTTACTTAATAATGTATGCTTgttcgaataaaaaaaaatgcatgctTGTTGATGTTATCTTCCTTGTAGTTTGTAAATAAGGAGTGTACAAGTTTGATTCTGGTGAATTTAGATGACTGCTTATCGATTGCCTGTGTGCAGGCACGTTTTCCCTGTATCTGTGTGTTTGTGCCGAAGGATTGTAGCTTGAAAAGTTCATTCCATATGCAGACCATTTAGTAGTATTTCCTAGTGCATTGCAGTTACCCAATTTGTTTG
The window above is part of the Tripterygium wilfordii isolate XIE 37 chromosome 3, ASM1340144v1, whole genome shotgun sequence genome. Proteins encoded here:
- the LOC119995341 gene encoding protein ANTAGONIST OF LIKE HETEROCHROMATIN PROTEIN 1, whose amino-acid sequence is MAASGGGGREESVASGKSTYEEDTSFSLSCKQLPLKKSKRKQLPQEVEALISSATVAAHSFLSQNDLLLSPSQILSIESLLAAPSLFSLSPLLPPSQSSSWFHRFISSASSEYDPRWLHCFRMSKPSFSLLLSLISPSLLALLPSSVPPNFALAAALFRLAHAAPYKSVARRFGLVSSDQACRVFFSVCKAVIEKLGNLAELRSDVGRILVGFGWISLPNCCGVLGFGRFGVDCPELGRNGSLLVQALVDSEGRFLDISAGWPSTMRTETILHQTKLYLGVQESEELFNGPPYKLRDGSLIPQYILGDSCFPLLPWLLTPYARQDEEDSFSSMESEFNIVHGRAMGLVGTAFGRVRARWQLLAKRWTDKCVEIFPFVIVTGCLLHNFLIRCSEPLPEGNGWYPRDEELPAFEGEVDDTGRRIRDVLAQHLSGVRASS